A window of the Brassica napus cultivar Da-Ae chromosome C5, Da-Ae, whole genome shotgun sequence genome harbors these coding sequences:
- the LOC106398372 gene encoding uncharacterized protein LOC106398372 — protein MTVPCDANGSDVYLWRNRSGGFSASFSSFVTWERLRIPNSQVHWHSVVWFKEEIPRSSYIAWTAVLKRLPTRDMMISWGITLPPGCVLSSDADESHSHLFFECSFATVAWNRFCGRFLAFPPTYVAAVADLCRQLQGPHASRAVAVLKLFNQVIIYNL, from the coding sequence ATGACTGTCCCATGTGACGCTAATGGCAGTGATGTATACCTGTGGAGAAACCGCTCGGGTGGTTTCAGtgcttctttctcctcttttgTAACTTGGGAGAGGCTGCGCATTCCTAACTCGCAGGTTCATTGGCACTCAGTGGTTTGGTTCAAAGAGGAGATACCTCGTTCCTCTTACATTGCTTGGACTGCTGTTCTAAAAAGACTTCCAACTCGAGACATGATGATTTCTTGGGGAATAACTCTTCCACCAGGTTGTGTTCTATCATCTGATGCTGATGAATCTCATTCTCATCTGTTCTTTGAGTGTTCGTTTGCTACTGTCGCTTGGAATCGTTTTTGTGGCAGGTTCTTGGCGTTTCCTCCTACCTATGTTGCCGCAGTGGCTGATCTTTGCCGGCAGCTGCAGGGACCTCATGCTTCTCGGGCTGTAGCAGTGCTGAAGCTTTTTAATCAAGTTATTATCTACAACCTATGA
- the LOC106398373 gene encoding transcription factor HRS1 isoform X2, which produces MDYNQERCGQYIEALEEERRKILVFQRELPLCLDLVTQAIERCKKEITETATDNVYGQSECSEQTTGQCTPVLEQFLTIKDSSTFNEEEVEEEFEDEQGNHDPENDSEDKIMKSDWLKSVQLWNQPDPLLPKEEQSQQMMETVVKRDESMREDANAMANSGERRRRETERKQRRCWSSQLHRRFLNALQHLGGPHATPKQIRELMKVDGLTNDEVKSHLQKYRLHTRRPSQTVPNNGNSQKQHFVVVGGLWVPQSDYSSGKTTGRATTSGTTTTTTTTTTNGIYGAMAAPPPPQWPSHFNFTPSIIVEEGSGSHSEEVVVRCSSPAMSSSTRNYHVTKN; this is translated from the exons ATGGACTACAACCAGGAGAGATGTGGTCAATACATCGAAGCTCTTGAAGAAGAACGTCGCAAGATTCTTGTCTTTCAACGTGAACTTCCTCTTTGCTTAGACCTCGTAACCCAAG CGATCGAGAGGTGTAAGAAGGAGATAACGGAGACGGCCACAGATAATGTGTACGGGCAATCAGAGTGCTCCGAGCAAACAACCGGACAATGTACGCCTGTCTTGGAACAATTTCTTACCATTAAAGACTCATCGACCTTTAATGAAGAagaggtagaagaagaattCGAGGATGAACAGGGAAATCACGACCCCGAAAATGATTCTGAGGACAAGATCATGAAGTCTGATTGGCTTAAGTCTGTTCAGCTCTGGAACCAACCAGACCCGCTTCTTCCAAAAGAG GAACAGTCGCAACAGATGATGGAGACGGTGGTGAAGAGAGATGAAAGTATGAGAGAAGATGCAAATGCAATGGCTAACAGTGGCGAACGAAGGAGGAGAGAGACGGAGAGAAAGCAGAGAAGGTGTTGGTCGTCGCAGTTGCATAGACGCTTCTTGAACGCTCTCCAACACTTAGGTGGACCTCATg CTACGCCAAAGCAAATAAGGGAGTTAATGAAGGTTGATGGATTAACAAATGATGAAGTTAAAAGCCATTTACAG AAATATAGACTGCATACAAGAAGACCAAGCCAAACAGTCCCTAACAACGGGAACTCTCAAAAGCAACATTTCGTAGTCGTCGGGGGTTTATGGGTACCACAATCTGACTACTCTTCGGGAAAGACCACCGGAAGAGCCACCACTAGCGGCACTACCACGACGACCACCACAACCACCACCAACGGGATCTATGGAGCAATGGCCGCACCACCACCGCCACAGTGGCCGAGCCACTTCAATTTTACGCCGTCTATTATTGTGGAAGAAGGATCGGGAAGCCATAGCGAAGAGGTGGTAGTCCGATGTAGCTCGCCGGCGATGTCTTCTTCTACTCGCAATTATCATGTCACTAAAAATTAA
- the LOC106398373 gene encoding transcription factor HRS1 isoform X1 codes for MDYNQERCGQYIEALEEERRKILVFQRELPLCLDLVTQAIERCKKEITETATDNVYGQSECSEQTTGQCTPVLEQFLTIKDSSTFNEEEVEEEFEDEQGNHDPENDSEDKIMKSDWLKSVQLWNQPDPLLPKEEQSQQMMETVVKRDESMREDANAMANSGERRRRETERKQRRCWSSQLHRRFLNALQHLGGPHVATPKQIRELMKVDGLTNDEVKSHLQKYRLHTRRPSQTVPNNGNSQKQHFVVVGGLWVPQSDYSSGKTTGRATTSGTTTTTTTTTTNGIYGAMAAPPPPQWPSHFNFTPSIIVEEGSGSHSEEVVVRCSSPAMSSSTRNYHVTKN; via the exons ATGGACTACAACCAGGAGAGATGTGGTCAATACATCGAAGCTCTTGAAGAAGAACGTCGCAAGATTCTTGTCTTTCAACGTGAACTTCCTCTTTGCTTAGACCTCGTAACCCAAG CGATCGAGAGGTGTAAGAAGGAGATAACGGAGACGGCCACAGATAATGTGTACGGGCAATCAGAGTGCTCCGAGCAAACAACCGGACAATGTACGCCTGTCTTGGAACAATTTCTTACCATTAAAGACTCATCGACCTTTAATGAAGAagaggtagaagaagaattCGAGGATGAACAGGGAAATCACGACCCCGAAAATGATTCTGAGGACAAGATCATGAAGTCTGATTGGCTTAAGTCTGTTCAGCTCTGGAACCAACCAGACCCGCTTCTTCCAAAAGAG GAACAGTCGCAACAGATGATGGAGACGGTGGTGAAGAGAGATGAAAGTATGAGAGAAGATGCAAATGCAATGGCTAACAGTGGCGAACGAAGGAGGAGAGAGACGGAGAGAAAGCAGAGAAGGTGTTGGTCGTCGCAGTTGCATAGACGCTTCTTGAACGCTCTCCAACACTTAGGTGGACCTCATg TAGCTACGCCAAAGCAAATAAGGGAGTTAATGAAGGTTGATGGATTAACAAATGATGAAGTTAAAAGCCATTTACAG AAATATAGACTGCATACAAGAAGACCAAGCCAAACAGTCCCTAACAACGGGAACTCTCAAAAGCAACATTTCGTAGTCGTCGGGGGTTTATGGGTACCACAATCTGACTACTCTTCGGGAAAGACCACCGGAAGAGCCACCACTAGCGGCACTACCACGACGACCACCACAACCACCACCAACGGGATCTATGGAGCAATGGCCGCACCACCACCGCCACAGTGGCCGAGCCACTTCAATTTTACGCCGTCTATTATTGTGGAAGAAGGATCGGGAAGCCATAGCGAAGAGGTGGTAGTCCGATGTAGCTCGCCGGCGATGTCTTCTTCTACTCGCAATTATCATGTCACTAAAAATTAA